One segment of Meriones unguiculatus strain TT.TT164.6M chromosome 3, Bangor_MerUng_6.1, whole genome shotgun sequence DNA contains the following:
- the LOC110558410 gene encoding olfactory receptor 2F1-like, translating into MKRDNATWVSEFILMGLSSDKHIQAGLFVLFGASYLLTLLGNGLIILLIALDPRLHLPMYFFLCHLSVVDICYTSSGVPQMLAHFLMEKKTISFALCGTQHFFTLALGGTEFLLLAAMAYDRYVAVCDPLRYTVVMSPRLCMLLAGVSWCVGVVNSATETAVTMRLPTCGHNVLNQVACETLALVRLACVDITLNQVVILASSVVVLLVPCFLVSLSYAHIVAAILKIRSTQGRRKAFETCACHLTVVSMSYGMALFTHMDPTSTASADQDKVVVLFYAVVTPMLNPLIYSLRNKDVKAAMSQVLLKRLESKIL; encoded by the coding sequence ATGAAGAGAGATAATGCAACCTGGGTGAGTGAGTTTATCCTCATGGGTCTCTCCAGTGACAAGCACATCCAAGCTGGACTCTTTGTGCTCTTCGGGGCCTCCTACCTGCTGACACTGCTGGGCAATGGGCTCATCATCCTCCTGATTGCACTGGACCCACGACTCCACCtgcccatgtacttcttcctctgccatctgtcaGTGGTGGACATCTGCTACACCTCCAGCGGGGTCCCGCAGATGCTAGCACACTTCCTCATGGAGAAGAAAACCATCTCTTTTGCCCTCTGTGGGACCCAACATTTCTTTACTCTGGCCCTAGGAGGAACTGAGTTTCTGCTGCTGGCTGCCATGGCCTATGATCGCTATGTGGCTGTCTGTGATCCACTAAGGTACACAGTAGTGATGAGCCCAAGGCTCTGCATGCTTCTAGCAGGTGTCTCTTGGTGTGTGGGTGTAGTTAATTCTGCTACAGAGACAGCAGTCACCATGCGCCTTCCCACCTGTGGGCACAATGTGCTCAACCAGGTGGCCTGTGAGACACTGGCACTCGTCAGGCTAGCTTGTGTGGACATCACCCTCAACCAGGTGGTGATCCTGGCCTCCAGTGTGGTGGTGTTGCTGGTGCCCTGCTTCCTGGTCTCTCTATCCTATGCCCACATTGTGGCTGCCATCTTGAAGATCCGTTCCACCCAGGGACGCCGCAAAGCCTTTGAGACCTGTGCCTGCCACCTGACTGTGGTCTCCATGTCTTATGGGATGGCCCTCTTCACACACATGGACCCtacctccacagcctctgctgaTCAGGACAAAGTGGTGGTGCTCTTCTATGCTGTGGTCACCCCCATGCTGAATCCTCTCATCTACAGCCTGAGGAACAAGGATGTGAAGGCTGCCATGAGTCAAGTTCTGTTGAAGAGACTTGAGTCAAAGATTCTGTAA